A part of Magnetospirillum sp. ME-1 genomic DNA contains:
- a CDS encoding CTP synthase, translating to MTRFIFITGGVVSSLGKGLASAALGALLQARGFKVRLRKLDPYLNVDPGTMSPYQHGEVYVTDDGAETDLDLGHYERFTGVASRKSDNITTGRIYSNVIAKERRGDYLGATVQVIPHVTDAIKEFVKSDLTDEDFCLCEIGGTVGDIESLPFLEAIRQLGNELGRERTMFVHLTLVPYIPSAGELKTKPTQHSVKELLSVGIQPDMLMCRCDREIPEGDRKKIALFCNVAPDAVIPALDVDTIYQVPIAYHQQGMDAVVCRHFRVDAPQPDLKRWSTIVERIRQPEGEVTIAIVGKYISLLDSYKSLAEALHHGGIANNVKVNLNWIDSQIFEQGDVVQHLEPCHGILVPGGFGERGAFGKVEAVRFARERKVPYFGICFGMQMAVIETARNLAGYKDASSTEFGPCDNPVVGLMTEWMKGNMLEKRAESGDLGGTMRLGAYECDLKQGSKVREIYGQGRISERHRHRYEVNMGFKADLEKTGLSFSGLSPDGLLPEIVEIPGHPWFVGVQFHPELKSKPFDPHPLFTSFIAAAVRQSRLV from the coding sequence ATGACCCGTTTCATCTTCATCACCGGCGGTGTGGTTTCCTCGCTTGGCAAGGGCCTGGCCTCGGCGGCGCTGGGGGCGCTGCTCCAGGCGCGCGGCTTCAAGGTCCGCCTGCGCAAGCTGGATCCCTATCTCAACGTCGATCCGGGCACCATGAGCCCCTACCAGCACGGCGAGGTCTACGTCACCGACGACGGGGCCGAGACCGACCTGGATCTGGGCCATTACGAGCGCTTCACCGGCGTGGCCTCGCGCAAGAGCGACAACATCACCACCGGGCGCATCTATTCCAACGTAATCGCCAAGGAGCGGCGCGGCGACTATCTGGGTGCCACCGTCCAGGTGATTCCCCACGTCACCGACGCCATCAAGGAATTCGTGAAGAGTGATCTCACGGACGAGGATTTCTGCCTGTGCGAGATCGGCGGCACGGTGGGCGACATCGAAAGCCTGCCCTTCCTGGAAGCCATCCGCCAGTTGGGCAACGAGCTGGGGCGTGAGCGCACCATGTTCGTGCACCTCACCCTGGTGCCCTACATCCCCTCGGCCGGCGAGCTGAAGACCAAGCCCACCCAGCACTCGGTCAAGGAACTGCTCAGCGTCGGCATCCAGCCCGACATGCTGATGTGCCGCTGCGACCGCGAGATTCCCGAGGGTGACCGCAAGAAGATCGCCCTGTTCTGCAACGTGGCGCCCGACGCGGTGATTCCGGCTCTCGACGTGGACACCATCTACCAGGTGCCCATCGCCTATCACCAGCAGGGCATGGACGCCGTGGTGTGCCGCCACTTCCGTGTGGACGCGCCCCAGCCGGACCTCAAGCGCTGGTCGACCATCGTCGAGCGCATCCGCCAGCCCGAGGGCGAGGTCACCATCGCCATCGTCGGCAAGTACATCAGCCTGCTGGACAGCTACAAGTCCCTGGCCGAGGCCCTGCACCACGGCGGCATCGCCAATAACGTCAAGGTCAACCTGAACTGGATCGACAGCCAGATCTTCGAGCAGGGCGACGTGGTCCAGCATCTGGAGCCCTGCCACGGCATTCTGGTGCCCGGCGGCTTCGGCGAGCGCGGCGCCTTCGGCAAGGTCGAGGCGGTGCGTTTCGCCCGCGAGCGCAAGGTGCCCTATTTCGGCATCTGCTTCGGCATGCAGATGGCGGTGATCGAAACGGCCCGCAACCTGGCCGGCTACAAGGACGCCAGCTCCACCGAGTTCGGCCCCTGCGACAATCCCGTGGTCGGCCTGATGACCGAGTGGATGAAGGGCAACATGCTGGAAAAGCGCGCCGAGTCCGGCGATCTGGGCGGCACCATGCGGCTCGGCGCCTATGAATGCGACCTGAAGCAGGGATCGAAGGTGCGCGAGATCTACGGCCAGGGCCGCATTTCCGAGCGCCACCGCCACCGCTACGAGGTCAACATGGGCTTCAAGGCCGATCTGGAGAAGACCGGCCTGTCGTTCTCGGGCCTGTCGCCCGATGGCCTGCTGCCCGAGATCGTCGAGATCCCCGGGCATCCCTGGTTCGTCGGCGTGCAGTTCCACCCGGAACTCAAGTCCAAGCCCTTCGATCCGCATCCGCTGTTCACCAGCTTCATCGCGGCGGCGGTTCGCCAATCACGACTCGTTTAA
- the secG gene encoding preprotein translocase subunit SecG, which yields MDVFPIILVIHLILAIALVGVILLQRSEGGALGIGGGSGGGLMTGRAAGNLLTRTTAILATSFFVTSLVLALLANSRTGGSSPFEKLNDVPAAAAPAAPAEPAAPSAPLAR from the coding sequence ATGGACGTCTTTCCGATCATCCTCGTCATTCACCTGATCCTCGCCATTGCGCTGGTGGGCGTGATCCTGCTGCAGCGGAGCGAGGGGGGCGCGCTGGGCATCGGCGGCGGAAGTGGCGGCGGGCTGATGACCGGCCGGGCGGCGGGCAACCTGCTGACGCGGACCACCGCCATCCTGGCGACCTCGTTCTTCGTCACCAGCCTGGTCCTGGCCCTGCTGGCCAATTCGCGGACCGGGGGCAGCTCGCCGTTCGAGAAGCTGAATGACGTTCCCGCCGCGGCGGCTCCCGCCGCTCCGGCCGAGCCCGCCGCGCCCAGCGCGCCGCTGGCGCGCTAG
- the tpiA gene encoding triose-phosphate isomerase yields the protein MTTRRKLIAGNWKMNGLKADGLALAKGIADKLASASPNCDMLVCPPFTLIAPVADAVAGSKLAVGGQDCHAKVSGAHTGDTSPAMLADLGCKFAIVGHSERRTDHAETDAVVKAKAQAALAAGLVAIVCIGETLAQRDAGQTLEVNRSQLNGSLPEGATAANTVIAYEPVWAIGTGRVATPAQAQEVHAAIRAELVKLVGAEEAGKMRILYGGSMKPDNAKELLALPDVDGGLIGGAALKVADFWAIAESC from the coding sequence ATGACCACTCGTCGCAAGCTGATCGCCGGTAACTGGAAGATGAACGGGCTGAAGGCCGACGGTCTGGCGCTGGCTAAGGGGATCGCCGACAAGCTGGCGTCGGCCTCGCCCAATTGCGACATGCTGGTCTGTCCGCCCTTCACCCTGATCGCCCCGGTGGCCGATGCGGTCGCCGGCTCCAAGCTGGCGGTGGGCGGGCAGGATTGCCATGCCAAGGTTTCCGGCGCGCACACCGGCGACACTTCGCCCGCCATGCTGGCCGATCTGGGCTGCAAGTTCGCCATCGTCGGCCATTCCGAGCGCCGCACCGACCATGCCGAGACCGACGCGGTGGTCAAGGCCAAGGCCCAGGCCGCCCTGGCCGCCGGTCTGGTGGCTATCGTCTGCATCGGCGAGACCCTGGCCCAGCGCGACGCCGGCCAGACCCTGGAGGTCAACCGTTCGCAGCTGAACGGCTCGCTGCCCGAGGGCGCGACCGCCGCCAACACCGTCATCGCCTACGAGCCGGTGTGGGCCATCGGCACCGGCCGCGTCGCCACCCCCGCCCAGGCCCAGGAAGTGCACGCCGCCATCCGCGCCGAGCTGGTGAAGTTGGTGGGCGCGGAAGAGGCCGGCAAGATGCGTATTCTCTATGGCGGCTCCATGAAGCCGGACAACGCCAAGGAATTGCTGGCCCTGCCCGACGTGGACGGCGGCCTGATCGGCGGCGCGGCGCTCAAGGTGGCCGATTTCTGGGCCATCGCCGAGAGCTGCTGA
- a CDS encoding NAD(P)/FAD-dependent oxidoreductase: protein MSKTILIVGGGLAGTIVANGICRQMGPELRSGALNITMLGTSETHMYQPGLLYIPFGRMREAELFRDQRKVLDKRVNFFVDPAKNIDVEKNQVTTEAGRTFKYDYLVLATGSRIMPQTIPGMVEGGHWFYDLDGARRLRKALNEFQGGKIVVNVNAPHKCPVAPLEVAFMLHDFLKAKGLWDKTELTYTYPIGRLHALEPVAHWAKPEFEKLGIKYETFFNTESVDPEKKTIKSMEGSELPYDLLITVPPHQGAQVIDESGLGKGGWVPTNTKTLHREGSTNVFVVGDTTNIPISKAGSTAHFEADVTIDNLVSLCQENTFAREYDGKVFCFVETGLGSGTYVWFNYTTPPNPGPPSQMIHWFKLAYNRLYWLSARGLL, encoded by the coding sequence ATGTCCAAGACGATTCTGATCGTCGGCGGTGGGCTTGCGGGCACCATCGTCGCCAATGGTATCTGCCGCCAGATGGGGCCGGAACTGCGGTCCGGCGCCCTCAACATCACCATGCTGGGAACCAGCGAGACCCATATGTACCAGCCGGGTCTGCTGTACATCCCCTTCGGCCGCATGCGCGAGGCGGAGCTGTTCCGCGACCAGCGCAAGGTGCTGGACAAGCGCGTCAACTTCTTCGTCGATCCCGCCAAGAACATCGACGTGGAGAAGAACCAGGTCACCACCGAGGCGGGCCGCACCTTCAAGTACGATTACCTGGTGCTGGCCACCGGCTCGCGCATCATGCCGCAGACCATTCCCGGCATGGTCGAGGGCGGCCACTGGTTCTATGACCTGGATGGCGCCCGACGCTTGCGCAAGGCCCTGAACGAGTTCCAGGGCGGCAAGATCGTGGTCAACGTCAACGCCCCCCACAAGTGCCCGGTGGCGCCGCTGGAAGTGGCGTTCATGCTGCACGACTTCCTCAAGGCCAAGGGGTTGTGGGACAAGACCGAGCTGACCTACACCTATCCCATCGGCCGCCTGCACGCGCTCGAGCCCGTCGCCCATTGGGCCAAGCCGGAATTCGAGAAGCTGGGCATCAAGTATGAGACTTTCTTCAACACGGAAAGCGTCGATCCCGAGAAGAAGACCATCAAGTCCATGGAAGGCTCGGAACTGCCCTACGACCTCTTGATCACCGTGCCGCCCCACCAGGGCGCCCAGGTGATCGACGAATCCGGTCTGGGCAAGGGCGGCTGGGTGCCGACCAATACCAAGACGCTGCACCGCGAGGGCTCGACCAACGTCTTCGTGGTGGGCGACACCACCAACATTCCCATCTCCAAGGCCGGCTCCACCGCCCATTTCGAGGCCGACGTCACCATCGACAACCTGGTGTCGCTGTGCCAGGAGAACACCTTCGCCCGTGAATACGACGGCAAGGTGTTCTGCTTCGTCGAGACCGGGCTGGGCAGCGGCACCTATGTGTGGTTCAACTACACCACGCCGCCCAATCCCGGGCCGCCGTCGCAGATGATCCACTGGTTCAAGCTGGCCTATAACCGGCTGTACTGGCTGTCGGCCCGCGGCCTGCTCTAG
- a CDS encoding sulfurtransferase TusA family protein, with amino-acid sequence MAERQKIDARGAFCPGPLMELIAALKLASIGDEVDVWSSDKGSASDIPAWCAKVGHAVVETSEHDGYWSVVVRKAK; translated from the coding sequence ATGGCTGAACGCCAGAAGATCGATGCCCGCGGCGCCTTTTGCCCCGGGCCGCTGATGGAGCTGATTGCCGCCCTCAAGCTGGCCTCCATCGGCGACGAGGTGGACGTGTGGTCGTCGGACAAGGGCTCCGCCTCGGACATTCCCGCCTGGTGCGCCAAGGTGGGCCATGCCGTGGTCGAGACCTCCGAGCATGACGGCTACTGGAGCGTCGTGGTCCGCAAGGCCAAATAG
- a CDS encoding peptidylprolyl isomerase, translating into MLDVFRSASKTWIVRLLFALLALSFVAWGAGDVVRGGVGRSPAIEIGKTTMSAAEVMAEFKREVERLQPLFGGKLTPEDARKMGMLDRTIDSLIARTLIDEAARSLGLAATDETILRRVASNPAFKGPTGQFDRDVFRSRLARLGFTEDSFMKTERTNMVRNQMVETVAAGIGAPVALTNPLLAWREERRVAETFVIKDESIPLPPAPDAAQLDAYYKDNVSRFMAPEYRALTVLLLRPADVAGGIDIDEAMLQEVYQQRMEEFSTPERRAVSQIVFDEQSAAAKATDLVTQGKDLAAVAKALGAEIIELGIIEKGDLPEGLAEAVFKLSAGATGQPVKSALGWHVVKVTQVQPGRTRGFDEVRKQLEQDLRKEKSMDGLAELANKVEDALGGGATLEEAAKRHNLKTVKIAALDAQGRGLNGKPVADLPKSDQFLDVAFHTEQSTESPLTEVPNNGYFLLRVDGVTPPSPKPLADIKAEVVATWQAERRQEQARDKAQKLADRIKAGESAAQVAQSIGAKLESSKPFVREPGEGSTLPASVIAELFKVQPGGVAIAPVQGGTLVARLTSVVPFDVNANPAVTNAARQRVSQAVATDIADQYIAALNASIGVKVDRPQLTREE; encoded by the coding sequence ATGCTCGACGTATTCCGCTCCGCTTCGAAGACCTGGATCGTCAGGTTGCTGTTCGCCCTGCTGGCCCTGAGCTTCGTGGCCTGGGGCGCCGGCGACGTGGTGCGCGGCGGCGTGGGCCGCAGCCCGGCCATCGAGATCGGCAAGACCACCATGTCCGCCGCCGAGGTGATGGCCGAGTTCAAGCGCGAGGTGGAACGTCTGCAGCCGCTGTTCGGCGGCAAGCTGACGCCCGAGGATGCCCGCAAGATGGGCATGCTGGACCGCACCATCGATTCGCTGATCGCGCGGACCCTGATCGACGAGGCGGCGCGCTCGCTGGGGCTGGCCGCCACCGACGAGACCATCCTGCGCCGGGTGGCCTCCAACCCGGCCTTCAAGGGCCCCACCGGCCAGTTCGACCGCGACGTCTTCCGCTCGCGCCTGGCCCGTCTCGGCTTCACCGAGGACAGCTTCATGAAGACCGAGCGCACCAACATGGTGCGCAACCAGATGGTGGAGACCGTCGCCGCCGGCATCGGCGCGCCCGTGGCGCTGACCAACCCGCTGCTGGCCTGGCGCGAGGAGCGCCGGGTGGCCGAAACCTTCGTGATCAAGGACGAGTCCATCCCGCTGCCGCCCGCCCCCGACGCGGCCCAGCTGGACGCCTATTACAAGGATAACGTCAGCCGCTTCATGGCGCCGGAATACCGGGCGCTGACCGTGCTGCTGCTGCGCCCGGCCGACGTGGCCGGCGGCATCGACATCGACGAGGCCATGCTGCAGGAGGTGTACCAGCAGCGCATGGAGGAATTCTCCACGCCGGAACGCCGCGCCGTGTCGCAGATCGTCTTCGACGAGCAGTCGGCGGCGGCCAAGGCCACCGACCTGGTGACCCAGGGCAAGGATCTGGCGGCCGTCGCCAAGGCGCTGGGCGCCGAGATCATCGAGCTGGGCATCATCGAGAAGGGCGACCTGCCCGAGGGGCTGGCCGAGGCGGTGTTCAAGCTGTCGGCCGGCGCCACCGGCCAGCCGGTCAAGTCGGCGCTGGGCTGGCACGTGGTCAAGGTGACCCAGGTGCAGCCCGGCCGCACCCGCGGCTTCGACGAGGTCAGGAAGCAGCTGGAGCAGGACCTGCGCAAGGAAAAGTCCATGGACGGCCTGGCCGAACTGGCCAACAAGGTGGAAGACGCGCTGGGCGGCGGCGCCACCCTGGAGGAGGCGGCCAAGCGCCACAACCTCAAGACCGTCAAGATCGCGGCGCTGGACGCCCAGGGGCGCGGCCTGAACGGCAAGCCGGTGGCCGACCTGCCCAAGTCGGACCAGTTCCTCGACGTGGCCTTCCACACCGAGCAGAGCACGGAAAGCCCGCTGACCGAAGTGCCCAACAACGGCTACTTCCTGCTGCGCGTCGATGGCGTCACGCCGCCTTCCCCCAAGCCCCTGGCCGACATCAAGGCCGAGGTGGTCGCCACCTGGCAGGCCGAACGCCGCCAGGAGCAGGCCCGCGACAAGGCCCAGAAACTGGCCGACCGCATCAAGGCGGGCGAAAGCGCCGCCCAGGTGGCCCAGTCCATCGGCGCCAAGCTGGAAAGCTCCAAGCCATTCGTCCGCGAGCCGGGCGAAGGCAGCACCCTGCCGGCCAGCGTGATCGCCGAACTGTTCAAGGTCCAGCCGGGCGGCGTCGCCATCGCGCCGGTCCAGGGCGGCACCCTGGTGGCCCGCCTGACCAGTGTGGTGCCCTTCGACGTCAACGCCAACCCGGCTGTGACCAATGCCGCCCGCCAGCGCGTCTCGCAGGCGGTGGCCACCGACATCGCCGACCAGTACATCGCCGCGCTGAACGCCTCCATCGGCGTCAAGGTCGACCGGCCCCAGCTGACCCGCGAAGAGTAG
- the trpE gene encoding anthranilate synthase component I produces the protein MTHQPDFPAFAEAYDSGRPQVVWRVLVADLETPVSAFLKLANGQPNAFLLESVEGGAVRGRYSILGMKPDLLWKCVGNEAWINRNARSKTGSYQPCPVAAKSGALDSLRALVAECGIETPPHLPPMSAGLIGYMSYDMVRLAEKLPDNNPDPIKVPDGIFMRPTIMAVFDNVNGTLTAVAPVWPRPGMDAQAAWDLAWERLEHVVESLESPLPHTYLGFPRNEHQPIPVPSVSPEHYCRMVEKAQEYIAAGDIFQVVLSQRLAVPFRLPPFSLYRSLRRLNPSPFLFFLDLGEFQLVGSSPEILVRLRDEKVTIRPIAGTRRRGKTPAEDEELAADLLADPKELAEHLMLLDLGRNDVGRVASIGSVEVTKKMAVEYYSHVMHIVSNVEGRIREGCDAMDALMAGFPAGTTSGAPKIRAMEIIDELETERRSFYAGAIGYFDGNGNMDTCIALRTTLVKDGTMYVQAGAGIVADSVPLSEHEECMNKARALVRAAEDAIDYTLVKQ, from the coding sequence ATGACCCATCAGCCCGACTTCCCCGCCTTTGCCGAAGCCTATGACAGCGGCAGGCCCCAGGTGGTCTGGCGGGTCCTGGTGGCCGATCTGGAGACGCCGGTTTCCGCCTTCCTGAAGCTGGCCAACGGCCAGCCCAACGCCTTCCTGCTGGAATCGGTGGAAGGCGGCGCGGTGCGCGGGCGCTACTCCATCCTCGGCATGAAGCCCGACCTGTTGTGGAAGTGCGTGGGCAACGAGGCGTGGATCAACCGCAACGCCCGTTCCAAGACCGGGTCGTACCAGCCCTGCCCCGTGGCCGCCAAGTCCGGCGCCCTGGACAGCTTGCGCGCCCTGGTGGCCGAGTGCGGCATCGAGACACCGCCCCATCTGCCCCCCATGTCGGCCGGCCTGATCGGCTATATGAGCTACGACATGGTGCGGCTGGCGGAAAAGCTGCCCGACAACAATCCGGACCCTATCAAGGTGCCCGACGGCATCTTCATGCGCCCCACCATCATGGCGGTGTTCGACAACGTCAACGGCACGCTGACCGCCGTCGCTCCCGTCTGGCCGCGCCCCGGCATGGACGCCCAGGCCGCCTGGGACCTGGCCTGGGAGCGGCTCGAGCACGTGGTGGAATCCCTGGAATCCCCCCTGCCCCACACCTATCTGGGCTTCCCCAGGAACGAGCACCAGCCCATCCCGGTGCCCAGCGTCTCGCCCGAGCATTACTGCCGCATGGTGGAGAAGGCCCAGGAATACATCGCCGCCGGCGACATCTTTCAGGTGGTGCTGTCCCAGCGCCTGGCGGTGCCCTTCCGGCTGCCGCCATTTTCGCTGTACCGCTCGCTGCGCCGGCTCAATCCCAGCCCGTTCCTGTTCTTCCTGGATCTGGGCGAGTTCCAGCTGGTGGGCTCCAGCCCGGAAATCCTGGTCCGCCTCAGGGACGAGAAGGTCACCATCCGCCCCATCGCCGGCACGCGCCGCCGGGGCAAGACCCCCGCCGAGGACGAGGAACTGGCCGCCGACCTGCTGGCCGATCCCAAGGAACTGGCCGAGCACCTGATGCTGCTCGATCTCGGCCGCAACGACGTGGGCCGGGTGGCCTCCATCGGCTCGGTCGAGGTCACCAAGAAGATGGCGGTGGAATACTATTCCCACGTCATGCACATCGTCTCCAACGTCGAAGGCCGGATCCGCGAGGGCTGCGACGCCATGGACGCCCTGATGGCCGGCTTTCCGGCGGGCACCACCTCGGGTGCGCCCAAGATCCGCGCCATGGAGATCATCGACGAGTTGGAGACCGAGCGGCGCTCGTTCTATGCCGGCGCCATCGGTTATTTCGACGGCAACGGCAACATGGACACCTGCATCGCGCTCAGGACCACCCTGGTCAAGGACGGCACCATGTACGTCCAGGCGGGTGCGGGCATCGTCGCCGATTCGGTGCCGCTGTCCGAGCACGAGGAATGCATGAACAAGGCCCGCGCCCTGGTGCGCGCCGCCGAGGACGCCATCGACTACACCCTGGTCAAGCAGTAG
- a CDS encoding heavy-metal-associated domain-containing protein: protein MSTTYRVTGMSCGGCSKSVTSAIQEIAPGAKVEVDLGNKAVTVDGADEAQVRQAVDAAGFGFEGRI, encoded by the coding sequence ATGTCCACCACCTACCGCGTCACCGGCATGAGCTGCGGCGGCTGTTCCAAGTCGGTGACCTCGGCCATTCAGGAAATCGCCCCCGGCGCCAAGGTCGAGGTCGATCTGGGCAACAAGGCGGTGACCGTGGACGGTGCCGACGAGGCGCAGGTCCGCCAGGCCGTCGATGCGGCGGGCTTCGGGTTCGAAGGGCGGATCTAG
- a CDS encoding divergent polysaccharide deacetylase family protein: MGRRDVRRMLMGNKTPLWERPAVLVALMVGVLAIGVAIGMALGLWSGKSSKPPPGAEQAPAPVIAAAPPPPPSPSAAPDEDEGRPLLAPPPPRPDPGSSEALEFGHASDVVSLAPAPPPPSPEVKLPPAGAAVWLKNALPVPKTGGRPVIAIVIDDLGIDRRRSERMAQLKGPLTLSYMTYADDVARQAHDARARGHELMVHVPMQPQSHSYDPGPEVLEVGLSAEEIRRRLDWGLSRFDGYVGINNHMGSRFTSDAAGMRVVMGELRRRGLAFIDSVTSERTVGAEVARHFGVPFAARHVFLDNDQGVAHVRGQLAKTEAYARKHGAAIAIGHPHDGTIEALAGWLPGLEARGFVLVPVSTVIRMGNGG, from the coding sequence GTGGGTCGGCGAGACGTCAGGCGCATGCTGATGGGCAACAAGACGCCCCTGTGGGAGCGGCCCGCCGTGCTGGTCGCCCTGATGGTCGGCGTGCTGGCCATCGGCGTCGCCATCGGCATGGCCCTGGGCCTGTGGTCGGGCAAGTCGTCCAAGCCTCCGCCCGGCGCCGAACAGGCCCCCGCCCCGGTGATCGCCGCCGCTCCCCCGCCGCCGCCGTCTCCGTCCGCCGCACCCGACGAGGACGAGGGCCGGCCGCTGCTGGCCCCGCCGCCGCCGCGCCCCGATCCCGGCTCGTCCGAGGCCCTGGAATTCGGCCATGCCTCCGACGTGGTGTCGCTGGCGCCCGCGCCGCCGCCGCCGAGCCCCGAGGTCAAGCTGCCCCCGGCCGGGGCGGCGGTATGGCTGAAGAACGCCCTGCCGGTTCCGAAGACCGGCGGGCGGCCGGTGATCGCCATCGTCATCGACGATCTCGGCATCGACCGCCGCCGCAGCGAGCGCATGGCCCAGCTCAAGGGGCCGCTGACGCTGTCCTACATGACCTATGCCGACGACGTGGCGCGCCAGGCCCACGACGCCAGGGCGCGCGGCCACGAACTGATGGTCCACGTCCCCATGCAGCCGCAAAGCCACAGCTACGATCCCGGACCGGAAGTGCTGGAGGTGGGCCTTTCGGCCGAGGAGATCCGCCGCCGCCTGGATTGGGGGCTGTCGCGCTTCGACGGCTATGTGGGCATCAACAACCACATGGGCTCGCGCTTCACCTCGGATGCGGCGGGCATGCGGGTGGTGATGGGGGAATTGCGCCGGCGCGGCCTGGCCTTCATCGATTCGGTGACCTCGGAGCGTACGGTGGGGGCCGAGGTGGCCCGGCATTTCGGCGTGCCCTTCGCCGCCCGTCACGTCTTCCTCGACAATGATCAGGGCGTCGCCCATGTGCGGGGGCAGCTGGCCAAGACCGAGGCCTATGCCCGCAAGCACGGTGCCGCCATCGCCATCGGCCATCCCCACGACGGCACCATCGAGGCCCTGGCCGGCTGGCTGCCCGGCCTGGAAGCCCGAGGCTTCGTGCTGGTGCCGGTCAGCACCGTCATCCGCATGGGCAACGGCGGCTGA
- the cueR gene encoding Cu(I)-responsive transcriptional regulator — MNIGEAARRSGVSAKTIRYYESVGLIPAAGRTSSGYRAYTANEVETLRFIHRSRSLGFSVADVAGLLELWRDRSRASADVKAIALKHVADIERKIAELDTIRRTLLDLTTRCCGDDHPECPILDELAT, encoded by the coding sequence ATGAACATCGGCGAGGCGGCGCGGCGTTCCGGCGTCTCGGCCAAGACCATCCGCTATTACGAATCCGTCGGGCTGATTCCGGCCGCCGGGCGCACCAGTTCGGGCTACCGGGCCTATACCGCCAACGAGGTGGAGACCCTGCGCTTCATTCACCGCTCGCGATCCCTGGGCTTTTCGGTGGCTGATGTGGCCGGGCTGCTGGAATTGTGGCGCGACCGCTCGCGGGCCAGCGCCGACGTCAAGGCCATCGCCCTGAAGCACGTGGCCGACATCGAACGCAAGATTGCCGAACTGGACACCATCCGCCGCACGCTGCTGGACCTGACCACCCGGTGCTGCGGTGACGACCACCCGGAATGCCCCATTCTGGACGAGTTGGCGACATGA